One Loxodonta africana isolate mLoxAfr1 chromosome 15, mLoxAfr1.hap2, whole genome shotgun sequence genomic window carries:
- the TMEM25 gene encoding transmembrane protein 25 isoform X2: MAPPPGSATVPHTLLLLPALLSSGWGELAPQIDGQTWAERALRENERHAFTCRVTGGHGTPQLAWYLDGQLQETSTSRLLTVGKEAFSRGTSTFTVTAQRAQHELNCSLQDLGSGRSANASVILNVQFKPEIAQVGAKYQEAQDPGLLVVLFALVRANPPANVTWIDQDGPVTVNTTDFLVLDAQNYPWLTNHTVQLQLRSLAHNLSVVATNDVGVTTASLPAPGLLATRVEVPLLGIVVAGGLALGALVGFSTLVACLVCRKERKTKGPSRRPSLISSDSNNLKLSNVRLPRENMSLPSNLQLNDLTTDSRGKPADRQMALNSSRPELLDPEPGGLLTSRGFIRLPMLGYIYRVSSVSSDEIWL, from the exons ATGGCACCGCCTCCAGGTTCTGCTACCGTCCCGCACACACTGCTGCTCCTGCCCGCCCTTCTGAGCTCAG GTTGGGGGGAGTTGGCACCACAAATTGATGGTCAGACCTGGGCTGAGCGGGCACTTCGAGAGAATGAGCGCCATGCCTTCACTTGCCGGGTGACCGGGGGGCATGGTACCCCCCAGCTGGCCTGGTACCTGGATGGACAACTGCAGGAGACCAGCACCTCAAGACTGCTGACTGTGGGCAAGGAGGCCTTCTCTAGAGGCACCAGCACCTTCACTGTTACTGCCCAGAGGGCCCAACATGAGCTGAACTGCTCCTTGCAGGACCTGGGCAGTGGCCGGTCAGCGAACGCCTCTGTCATCCTTAACGTGCAAT TTAAACCAGAGATTGCCCAGGTTGGGGCCAAGTACCAGGAAGCTCAGGACCCAGGCCTCCTGGTTGTCCTCTTTGCTCTGGTGCGTGCCAACCCTCCTGCCAATGTTACCTGGATCGACCAGGATGGACCAGTGACTGTCAACACCACTGACTTCCTGGTGCTGGATGCCCAGAACTACCCCTGGCTCACCAACCACACCGTTCAGTTGCAGCTCCGTAGCCTGGCGCACAACCTCTCGGTGGTGGCCACCAATGATGTGGGTGTCACTACTGCCTCTCTTCCAGCCCCAG GGCTCCTGGCCACGCGAGTGGAAGTACCACTGCTGGGCATTGTTGTGGCTGGAGGGCTTGCCCTGGGCGCCCTGGTGGGATTCAGCACCTTGGTGGCCTGCTTGGTCTGCAGGAAAGAGCGGAAGACCAAAG GCCCCTCCCGGCGCCCATCTCTCATCTCCAG CGACTCCAACAACCTGAAACTTAGCAACGTGCGCTTGCCACGGGAGAACATGTCCCTTCCGTCCAACCTGCAGCTCAATGACCTCACCACGGATTCCAGAG GGAAACCAGCAGACCGGCAAATGGCTCTGAACAGCAGCCGGCCAGAGCTTCTGGACCCTGAGCCTGGTGGCCTCCTCACCAGCCGAG GATTCATCCGTCTCCCGATGCTGGGCTATATCTACCGAGTGTCCAGTGTGAGCAGCGATGAGATCTGGCTGTGA
- the TMEM25 gene encoding transmembrane protein 25 isoform X1: MAPPPGSATVPHTLLLLPALLSSGWGELAPQIDGQTWAERALRENERHAFTCRVTGGHGTPQLAWYLDGQLQETSTSRLLTVGKEAFSRGTSTFTVTAQRAQHELNCSLQDLGSGRSANASVILNVQFKPEIAQVGAKYQEAQDPGLLVVLFALVRANPPANVTWIDQDGPVTVNTTDFLVLDAQNYPWLTNHTVQLQLRSLAHNLSVVATNDVGVTTASLPAPGLLATRVEVPLLGIVVAGGLALGALVGFSTLVACLVCRKERKTKGPSRRPSLISSDSNNLKLSNVRLPRENMSLPSNLQLNDLTTDSRAGKPADRQMALNSSRPELLDPEPGGLLTSRGFIRLPMLGYIYRVSSVSSDEIWL; the protein is encoded by the exons ATGGCACCGCCTCCAGGTTCTGCTACCGTCCCGCACACACTGCTGCTCCTGCCCGCCCTTCTGAGCTCAG GTTGGGGGGAGTTGGCACCACAAATTGATGGTCAGACCTGGGCTGAGCGGGCACTTCGAGAGAATGAGCGCCATGCCTTCACTTGCCGGGTGACCGGGGGGCATGGTACCCCCCAGCTGGCCTGGTACCTGGATGGACAACTGCAGGAGACCAGCACCTCAAGACTGCTGACTGTGGGCAAGGAGGCCTTCTCTAGAGGCACCAGCACCTTCACTGTTACTGCCCAGAGGGCCCAACATGAGCTGAACTGCTCCTTGCAGGACCTGGGCAGTGGCCGGTCAGCGAACGCCTCTGTCATCCTTAACGTGCAAT TTAAACCAGAGATTGCCCAGGTTGGGGCCAAGTACCAGGAAGCTCAGGACCCAGGCCTCCTGGTTGTCCTCTTTGCTCTGGTGCGTGCCAACCCTCCTGCCAATGTTACCTGGATCGACCAGGATGGACCAGTGACTGTCAACACCACTGACTTCCTGGTGCTGGATGCCCAGAACTACCCCTGGCTCACCAACCACACCGTTCAGTTGCAGCTCCGTAGCCTGGCGCACAACCTCTCGGTGGTGGCCACCAATGATGTGGGTGTCACTACTGCCTCTCTTCCAGCCCCAG GGCTCCTGGCCACGCGAGTGGAAGTACCACTGCTGGGCATTGTTGTGGCTGGAGGGCTTGCCCTGGGCGCCCTGGTGGGATTCAGCACCTTGGTGGCCTGCTTGGTCTGCAGGAAAGAGCGGAAGACCAAAG GCCCCTCCCGGCGCCCATCTCTCATCTCCAG CGACTCCAACAACCTGAAACTTAGCAACGTGCGCTTGCCACGGGAGAACATGTCCCTTCCGTCCAACCTGCAGCTCAATGACCTCACCACGGATTCCAGAG CAGGGAAACCAGCAGACCGGCAAATGGCTCTGAACAGCAGCCGGCCAGAGCTTCTGGACCCTGAGCCTGGTGGCCTCCTCACCAGCCGAG GATTCATCCGTCTCCCGATGCTGGGCTATATCTACCGAGTGTCCAGTGTGAGCAGCGATGAGATCTGGCTGTGA